The genomic region CGATGTCAGTGGTGCGACCAGCGCCGGTGCTTCCACCACATATGACGTATTAGATATAGTTTCGTCTTCATTGTCTGCATGGTTATCAGTCCATTTCTCAGTTAAGTCATCCGACGAAATACTGTGTTTATTCATTGCTCTTGTGATCGTCTGGGCCAGCCGAATTCTAGAAATTGGCTTGACCATATAGTCTAATGGATAAACGTCATAGGCATTCAGCGCAAATTCTGCGTGGGAGGTAGTAAACACAATATCAAGTTCAGCACGAATCGAGCGCAAGCTGCGAGCCAACTCTAATCCATCGTCCCCAGCGATCATGATGTCCAAAATAGCTAGATCCACGTTGCTGCCCCGGACAAAGTCCAGTGCCTCTGCTGCATCTCGGAAGCTTCCGACAAGCTCAACGCCTTCCATATTCGACAGCATTTGCTTCAAAGCGAGCAGCATCGCGGACTCATCGTCCACGATAAGAACTTTCATCTCCTGTTCCGCCTCTCATGGTGAAGTGAAACACACTTCCTTCGCCTAATTTGCTTTCCGTCCACAAGACTCCGCCGCTTCGCTGGGCGAACTGTCGGCTCACGATCAGCCCAAGTCCCGTACCTTTCTCACCCAAGGTGCCCGGCAATGAACCCAGCTGCATTTCTCCGAATAATTGTC from Paenibacillus sp. FSL R5-0341 harbors:
- a CDS encoding response regulator transcription factor, whose translation is MDDESAMLLALKQMLSNMEGVELVGSFRDAAEALDFVRGSNVDLAILDIMIAGDDGLELARSLRSIRAELDIVFTTSHAEFALNAYDVYPLDYMVKPISRIRLAQTITRAMNKHSISSDDLTEKWTDNHADNEDETISNTSYVVEAPALVAPLTSREREVLQGIAAGSTNEEIAEQLQISLSTVKVHVRHIFSKLEVHNRVSAVARAHDLAVIGSGGNPIIRRGKFLHEKNDPGLL